One Amorphoplanes digitatis genomic window carries:
- the proB gene encoding glutamate 5-kinase produces the protein MGSHPGRTAPGEQNGRVREQVTGARRVVVKVGSSSLTTAAGGIDEQRMDALVDVLGALATQGREVVLVSSGAIAAGLAPLKLRRRPRDLATQQAAASVGQGLLMGRYTAGFARHGLTVGQVLLTVDDVTRRAHYRNAYRTLRKLLDLGALPIVNENDTVATDEIRFGDNDRLAALVAALVHADLLVLLSDVDALYTGSPSSPGARRVSVVHSDADLADISVGTPGASGVGTGGMVTKVEAARIATGFGIPVVLTAAGLAGPALDGAEIGTLFHAAERRPTARLFWLAHATSPRGRLHLDPGAVAAVVARRKSLLPAGITAVDGSFAAGDPVDLVDAGSGAPVARGLVNYDAVELPALLGRSTPELAAALGPGYEREVVHRDDLVLL, from the coding sequence ATGGGATCTCACCCCGGCCGAACAGCGCCCGGCGAGCAGAATGGGCGGGTGCGTGAACAGGTGACCGGTGCCCGGCGGGTCGTGGTGAAGGTGGGTTCGTCCTCCCTGACCACCGCGGCCGGCGGAATCGACGAGCAGCGGATGGACGCCCTCGTCGACGTGCTCGGCGCGCTGGCCACGCAGGGCCGGGAGGTCGTGCTGGTCTCCAGCGGCGCCATCGCCGCCGGCCTAGCCCCGCTCAAGCTGCGCCGGCGCCCGCGCGACCTGGCCACCCAGCAGGCCGCGGCCTCGGTCGGCCAGGGCCTGCTGATGGGCCGTTACACGGCGGGCTTCGCCCGGCACGGGCTGACCGTCGGGCAGGTGCTGCTCACCGTCGACGACGTGACCCGGCGCGCGCACTACCGCAACGCCTACCGCACGCTGCGCAAGCTGCTGGACCTCGGCGCGCTGCCCATCGTCAACGAGAACGACACGGTCGCCACCGACGAGATCCGGTTCGGCGACAACGACCGGCTCGCGGCCCTGGTTGCCGCCCTGGTCCACGCCGACCTGCTGGTCCTGCTCTCCGACGTGGACGCGCTGTACACCGGCAGCCCGTCCTCCCCCGGCGCCCGCCGGGTGTCGGTGGTGCACAGCGACGCCGACCTGGCGGACATCTCCGTCGGCACGCCGGGCGCCTCCGGAGTCGGCACCGGCGGCATGGTGACCAAGGTGGAGGCGGCCCGGATCGCGACCGGATTCGGCATCCCGGTGGTGCTGACCGCGGCCGGCCTCGCGGGCCCCGCCCTGGACGGCGCCGAGATCGGCACGCTGTTCCACGCGGCCGAGCGCCGCCCGACGGCCCGGCTCTTCTGGCTCGCGCACGCGACCTCCCCGCGCGGGCGGCTGCACCTGGACCCGGGCGCGGTGGCGGCGGTCGTGGCGCGGCGCAAGTCGCTGCTGCCGGCCGGGATCACGGCGGTGGACGGCTCGTTCGCGGCCGGGGATCCGGTCGACCTGGTCGACGCCGGCTCGGGCGCGCCGGTGGCGCGCGGCCTGGTGAACTACGACGCGGTGGAGCTGCCGGCGCTGCTGGGGCGCTCGACGCCGGAGCTCGCGGCGGCGCTCGGCCCGGGCTACGAGCGCGAGGTGGTCCACCGCGACGACCTGGTCCTGCTGTGA
- a CDS encoding glutamate-5-semialdehyde dehydrogenase, translating into MEPSPSARRVQRGVEMTVLAQASDARVAAVDLAAATRAEKDAALLLMADRLVERADDIVAANAVDVANARTGGSSEAMIDRLTLTGERVAAMADGLRQLAALNDPVGDVVRGSKLANGLELRQVRVPFGVVGIIYEGRPNVTADAAGICLKSGNSVLLRGSGSAMSSNAAIVSVLRKAVADANLPANAIQLLDASTRDSVKELMRARGLVDVLIPRGGASLIKTVVEESTVPVIETGVGNCHVYVDEGADLEKALGVVLNSKTQRLSTCNTAESLLVHASMVESFLPMVIEELVAAGVTVHGDPRVAGFDGVVPATEEDWGTEYLSADIAVAVVDSLDDALDHIRRYGTGHTEAIVTESVVSARHFAARVDAAAVMINASTRFTDGGEFGFGAEIGISTQKLHARGPMGLPELTSTKYIVTGNGHTR; encoded by the coding sequence ATTGAGCCGTCGCCGTCAGCCCGGCGGGTACAACGAGGAGTCGAGATGACCGTGCTTGCGCAGGCCTCCGACGCGCGGGTCGCCGCCGTCGACCTGGCCGCCGCCACCCGCGCCGAGAAGGACGCCGCGCTGCTGCTGATGGCCGACCGGCTGGTCGAGCGCGCCGACGACATCGTCGCCGCGAACGCCGTCGACGTGGCGAACGCCCGTACCGGTGGATCGTCCGAGGCGATGATCGACCGGCTGACGCTGACCGGCGAGCGGGTCGCCGCGATGGCCGACGGCCTGCGGCAACTCGCCGCGCTGAACGACCCGGTCGGTGACGTGGTCCGGGGATCGAAGCTGGCCAACGGCCTCGAGCTGCGCCAGGTCCGTGTCCCGTTCGGGGTGGTGGGCATCATCTACGAGGGCCGGCCGAACGTGACAGCGGACGCCGCGGGCATCTGCCTCAAGTCCGGCAACTCGGTGCTGCTGCGCGGCTCGGGCTCGGCCATGAGCTCGAACGCGGCGATCGTGTCGGTGCTGCGCAAGGCGGTCGCGGACGCCAACCTGCCGGCGAACGCGATCCAGCTGCTTGACGCGTCGACCCGCGACTCGGTGAAGGAGCTGATGCGGGCCCGCGGCCTGGTCGACGTCCTGATCCCCCGCGGCGGCGCCTCGCTGATCAAGACCGTGGTCGAGGAGTCGACGGTTCCGGTGATCGAGACGGGCGTCGGCAACTGCCACGTGTACGTGGACGAGGGCGCGGACCTGGAGAAGGCGCTCGGGGTGGTGCTGAACTCGAAGACCCAGCGGCTGTCCACCTGCAACACGGCGGAGTCGCTGCTGGTGCACGCGTCGATGGTCGAGTCGTTCCTGCCGATGGTGATCGAGGAGCTGGTGGCGGCCGGCGTTACCGTGCACGGCGACCCGCGGGTGGCCGGCTTCGACGGCGTCGTACCGGCGACCGAGGAGGACTGGGGCACGGAGTACCTGTCGGCGGACATCGCGGTCGCGGTGGTGGACTCGCTGGACGACGCGCTGGACCACATCCGCCGCTACGGCACGGGCCACACCGAGGCGATCGTGACCGAGAGCGTCGTGTCGGCCCGCCACTTCGCGGCCCGGGTCGACGCGGCGGCCGTCATGATCAACGCGTCGACGCGCTTCACCGACGGCGGCGAGTTCGGCTTCGGCGCGGAGATCGGCATCAGCACCCAGAAGCTGCACGCGCGCGGCCCGATGGGCCTGCCCGAGCTGACCTCGACGAAGTACATCGTCACCGGCAACGGCCACACCCGCTGA
- a CDS encoding TetR/AcrR family transcriptional regulator yields the protein MTAASIRARVRAEMTDEIKTVARRHLATDGANLSLRAVARDLGMASSAVYRYFASRDDLLTALIIDAYNALGAAAEESARTGGHAERFLALCHTVRDWALANPHEWALIYGSPVPGYQAPRDTVEPAIRVILQVGAIVHDATLAGDVEAGEPITGPLLAELEVVAEHTSPGAPPQLVARSMGAWIHLCGAISAELFGQLNNTIDQRREFFELQMRGEAAAIGFR from the coding sequence ATGACCGCTGCTTCGATCCGTGCCCGGGTGCGCGCCGAGATGACCGACGAGATCAAGACCGTGGCCCGGCGCCACCTCGCCACCGACGGCGCCAACCTGTCGCTGCGCGCGGTCGCCCGCGACCTCGGCATGGCCTCGTCCGCGGTCTACCGCTACTTCGCCAGCCGAGACGACCTGCTCACGGCGCTGATCATCGACGCGTACAACGCGCTCGGCGCCGCCGCCGAGGAGTCGGCCCGCACCGGCGGCCACGCGGAGCGCTTCCTGGCGCTCTGCCACACGGTCCGCGACTGGGCGCTGGCCAACCCGCACGAGTGGGCGCTGATCTACGGCAGCCCGGTGCCCGGCTACCAGGCGCCGCGGGACACCGTCGAGCCCGCCATCCGGGTCATCCTGCAGGTCGGGGCGATCGTGCACGACGCAACCCTGGCCGGCGACGTCGAGGCCGGTGAGCCGATCACCGGCCCGCTCCTCGCGGAGCTGGAGGTCGTCGCCGAGCACACCTCGCCGGGCGCGCCGCCGCAGCTTGTCGCGCGCAGCATGGGCGCCTGGATCCACCTGTGCGGCGCGATAAGCGCTGAGCTGTTCGGGCAGCTCAACAACACGATCGACCAGCGCCGGGAGTTCTTCGAGCTCCAGATGCGCGGCGAGGCCGCCGCGATCGGGTTCCGCTAG
- a CDS encoding alpha/beta fold hydrolase — MKGAILAADKVLPPDGAVPMPWPARRVVIDGAMLHVRDTPATAPGAEPAVYVHGLGGSSQNWTDFAGLLTDRFDAQAVDLPGFGYSDPSPRYSIPAFADRLIGYLEYAGRGPVHLVGNSLGGSISVRVAALRPDLVRTLTLVSPAMPFLDPRRTAQGPMLPLLALPRAERLFAWGLARLTPEQLAEQVLLACFGDTAKVNPQRRVEAIEEIKLRHTVEHYPRAYLGTLRGLVSSFLRAYLPGADSQWRLAARITAPTLVIGGLRDELVDPRVPAQVAKAIPDGRLLILPGVGHVAQMEVPRLVARAVVGLLDDVDSAVGRGA; from the coding sequence ATGAAGGGTGCGATCCTCGCGGCGGACAAGGTACTGCCGCCCGACGGCGCCGTACCGATGCCGTGGCCGGCACGCCGGGTCGTCATCGACGGCGCCATGCTGCACGTCCGCGACACCCCGGCCACCGCGCCGGGCGCCGAGCCCGCGGTGTACGTGCACGGGCTGGGCGGCTCCTCGCAGAACTGGACGGACTTCGCCGGGCTGCTCACCGACCGCTTCGACGCGCAGGCCGTCGACCTGCCCGGCTTCGGCTACAGCGACCCGAGCCCGCGCTACTCCATCCCGGCCTTCGCCGACCGGCTCATCGGCTACCTCGAGTACGCCGGCCGCGGCCCGGTCCACCTGGTCGGCAACTCGCTCGGCGGCTCCATCTCCGTACGCGTGGCCGCCCTGCGCCCCGACCTGGTCAGGACCCTGACGCTGGTCTCGCCGGCCATGCCGTTCCTCGACCCCCGGCGCACGGCGCAGGGCCCGATGCTGCCGCTGCTCGCCCTGCCGCGCGCGGAGCGGCTCTTCGCCTGGGGCCTGGCCCGGCTGACCCCGGAGCAGCTCGCCGAGCAGGTGCTGCTGGCCTGCTTCGGCGACACCGCCAAGGTGAACCCGCAGCGCCGCGTGGAGGCGATCGAGGAGATCAAACTCCGGCACACCGTCGAGCACTACCCGCGGGCCTACCTCGGGACGCTGCGCGGGCTGGTGTCCAGCTTCCTGCGGGCGTACCTGCCGGGTGCCGACTCGCAGTGGCGGCTGGCCGCGCGGATCACCGCGCCCACCCTGGTGATCGGCGGCCTCCGGGACGAGCTTGTCGATCCGCGGGTGCCGGCGCAGGTCGCCAAGGCGATACCGGACGGCCGGCTGCTGATCCTGCCGGGCGTCGGCCACGTCGCCCAGATGGAGGTTCCGCGTCTGGTCGCGCGGGCCGTCGTCGGGCTGCTGGACGACGTCGATTCCGCGGTCGGCCGCGGCGCGTGA
- a CDS encoding DUF3152 domain-containing protein has translation MIDSRAPDAAAVAPGVDSDRRRRWWIAGLVIAALLLAGGMLIPAFLPVAPLTVPAAAPTPSTPSASPSVSPPPPSPSPSPATAAALRPDLLALPGPVPTRGSGKFAYAPGRGRVLGTKGELRRFRVAVERGGNEDVAAFAAQVEATLGDRRSWTGDGRLRLQRVSGGEPASFTVYLATRDTAGKMCRRGGTNITIGGRPHTSCRVTGKVIINLDRWRLSARPYLDAKVPLSTYRHYVVNHEVGHELGQGHQGCPRRGGPAPVMVQQTLTLRGCVPYAWPRRGDRRFTGPGL, from the coding sequence ATGATCGATTCCCGTGCCCCCGACGCGGCCGCCGTCGCACCCGGAGTTGACAGCGATCGACGGCGCCGCTGGTGGATCGCGGGTCTGGTCATCGCGGCCCTGCTGCTGGCCGGCGGGATGCTCATCCCGGCCTTCCTGCCGGTGGCGCCCCTGACCGTGCCGGCCGCGGCGCCGACACCATCGACCCCGTCCGCGTCGCCGTCGGTCTCGCCGCCACCCCCGTCGCCGTCGCCCTCGCCGGCCACCGCCGCGGCCTTGCGACCCGACCTGCTGGCGCTGCCGGGCCCGGTGCCCACGCGCGGCTCGGGCAAGTTCGCGTACGCGCCGGGTCGCGGCCGGGTGCTGGGCACCAAGGGGGAGCTGCGGCGCTTCCGGGTCGCGGTGGAGCGGGGCGGCAACGAGGACGTGGCCGCCTTCGCGGCGCAGGTGGAGGCGACGCTGGGTGACCGGCGGAGCTGGACCGGCGACGGGCGGCTGCGGTTGCAGCGGGTCTCCGGCGGCGAGCCGGCGAGCTTCACGGTCTACCTCGCCACCCGGGACACCGCCGGGAAGATGTGCCGCCGGGGAGGCACGAACATCACGATCGGCGGGCGCCCGCACACGTCGTGCCGGGTCACCGGCAAGGTGATCATCAACCTGGACCGCTGGCGGCTGTCGGCGCGGCCCTACCTCGACGCGAAGGTGCCGCTCTCCACGTACCGGCACTACGTGGTGAACCACGAGGTCGGTCACGAGCTGGGCCAGGGCCATCAGGGCTGCCCGAGGCGCGGCGGGCCGGCGCCGGTGATGGTGCAGCAGACGCTGACGCTGCGCGGCTGCGTGCCGTACGCGTGGCCGCGCCGGGGCGATCGCCGGTTCACCGGGCCGGGGCTCTGA
- the moeZ gene encoding adenylyltransferase/sulfurtransferase MoeZ, which translates to MSLPPLVEPAAELSIDEIRRYSRHLIIPDVGMDGQKRLKNAKVLAVGAGGLGSPALLYLAAAGVGTLGIIDFDTVDESNLQRQVIHGVSDVGRPKAESAADSIREINPLVNVVVHNTALDRDNVKEIFGGYDLIVDGTDNFATRYMVNDAAVLLGKPYVWGSIYRFDGQASVFWEEHGPCYRCLYPEPPPPGMVPSCAEGGVLGVLCASIGSIQVNEAIKLITGIGEPLVGKLMVYDALEMEYRKVRVRKDPACALCGENPTVTDLLEDYEDFCGAVSEEAQEATLNATITARELKDWMDTGKDVFLVDVREPAEYEIVSIPGATLIPKGDILSGGALSRFPQDRQIVLHCKSGVRSAEALAALKAAGFKDAVHVQGGIVSWVNTVDPSLPSY; encoded by the coding sequence GTGTCACTGCCCCCGCTCGTCGAGCCGGCCGCCGAGCTGAGCATCGACGAGATCCGCCGCTACTCGCGTCACCTGATCATCCCCGACGTCGGGATGGACGGGCAGAAGCGGCTGAAGAACGCCAAGGTCCTGGCCGTCGGCGCGGGTGGTCTCGGCTCTCCCGCCCTGCTCTACCTGGCCGCGGCCGGCGTCGGAACGCTCGGCATCATCGACTTCGACACCGTCGACGAGTCCAATCTCCAGCGCCAGGTCATCCACGGCGTCTCCGACGTCGGCCGGCCCAAGGCCGAGTCCGCCGCGGACAGCATCCGGGAGATCAACCCGCTGGTGAACGTGGTCGTCCACAACACCGCGCTGGACCGCGACAACGTCAAGGAGATCTTCGGCGGCTACGACCTGATCGTCGACGGCACCGACAACTTCGCGACCCGCTACATGGTCAACGACGCCGCGGTGCTGCTCGGCAAGCCGTACGTCTGGGGTTCGATCTACCGCTTCGACGGCCAGGCGTCCGTGTTCTGGGAGGAGCACGGCCCCTGCTACCGCTGCCTCTACCCGGAGCCGCCGCCGCCCGGCATGGTCCCGTCCTGCGCCGAGGGCGGCGTTCTCGGCGTGCTCTGCGCGTCGATCGGCTCGATCCAGGTCAACGAGGCGATCAAGCTGATCACGGGCATCGGCGAGCCGCTGGTCGGCAAGCTGATGGTCTACGACGCCCTGGAGATGGAGTACCGCAAGGTCAGGGTCCGCAAGGACCCGGCGTGCGCGCTCTGCGGCGAGAACCCGACGGTCACCGACCTGCTCGAGGACTACGAGGACTTCTGCGGCGCGGTCTCCGAGGAGGCGCAGGAGGCCACCCTGAACGCGACGATCACCGCGCGCGAGCTCAAGGACTGGATGGACACGGGCAAGGACGTGTTCCTTGTCGACGTCCGCGAGCCCGCCGAGTACGAGATCGTCAGCATCCCGGGCGCGACGCTGATCCCCAAGGGCGACATCCTGTCCGGCGGTGCGCTGTCCCGCTTCCCGCAGGACCGGCAGATCGTGCTGCACTGCAAGTCCGGCGTGCGCTCGGCGGAGGCCCTCGCGGCGCTGAAGGCGGCGGGCTTCAAGGACGCCGTGCACGTGCAGGGCGGCATCGTGTCGTGGGTCAACACCGTGGACCCGTCGCTGCCGTCGTACTAG
- a CDS encoding class I SAM-dependent methyltransferase: protein METGQPSRTAFSAARYRAAHQLIEGGEIFSDPLAVRILGVPPDAEEAPGRRAMRLFIAARTRFAEDALAVAVGNGTRQLFVLGAGLDTFAYRNPWPELRVFEVDHPDTQAYKRQRLAEAGIAVPETVTYVPVDFETGKLGLTAEPGAFFLWLGVVPYLTRAGFDETLDVIAATERAEVVFDYAMPPSSMSPERRAALEARAARVARIGEPWQTYFMPDDLAAELRARGFGEIEDLGPAELAARWFGRPDVPRDTPGGHVVHARRP from the coding sequence ATGGAGACGGGACAGCCGAGCCGGACGGCCTTCAGCGCGGCCCGTTACCGGGCGGCCCATCAGCTCATCGAGGGCGGCGAGATCTTCTCGGATCCGCTGGCCGTGCGCATCCTGGGCGTGCCGCCGGACGCCGAGGAGGCGCCGGGGCGGCGGGCCATGCGCCTGTTCATCGCCGCGCGGACCCGGTTCGCCGAGGACGCCCTGGCCGTCGCGGTCGGCAACGGCACCCGGCAGCTCTTCGTCCTCGGCGCGGGGCTGGACACGTTCGCGTACCGCAATCCGTGGCCGGAGCTGCGCGTCTTCGAGGTCGACCACCCGGACACCCAGGCGTACAAGCGGCAGCGGCTGGCCGAGGCCGGTATCGCGGTGCCGGAGACCGTGACGTACGTGCCGGTGGACTTCGAGACCGGGAAGCTGGGGCTCACGGCCGAGCCGGGCGCGTTCTTCCTCTGGCTCGGCGTGGTGCCATACCTGACCCGGGCGGGCTTCGACGAGACGCTCGACGTGATCGCGGCGACCGAGCGGGCCGAGGTCGTCTTCGACTACGCGATGCCGCCGTCGTCGATGTCGCCCGAGCGGAGGGCAGCCCTGGAGGCCCGCGCGGCGCGCGTGGCGCGCATCGGGGAGCCGTGGCAGACCTACTTCATGCCGGACGACCTCGCCGCCGAACTGCGCGCCCGGGGCTTCGGCGAGATCGAGGACCTCGGCCCCGCCGAGCTCGCGGCCCGCTGGTTCGGCCGGCCCGACGTCCCCCGGGACACCCCGGGCGGCCACGTCGTCCACGCCAGACGCCCCTAG
- a CDS encoding DUF3152 domain-containing protein translates to MARGSAVDRAAPPGAPARAVRATSRHWHRRRRERRLRAVLYLLIIAVVGLAVGGIMGNERGGDRVADGPAEPAPAPAPPPPSVRAVPPPDAADAVPAGSAPKAGRFAYAGGYGPVLGTAGPVRRFRVAVEENLGEGDGGDFAGEVDRILGDPRSWIAGRRFRFQRVPHPADAEFTIFLASAGTSERMCARGGLRTEGFTSCRLPGQVIINHDRWRYAVPDYGAPLRTYRAYAINHEVGHQLGHGHEACAGRGEPAPVMMQQTYGLKGCVANSWPYLHGRRYAGNPVD, encoded by the coding sequence GTGGCAAGGGGTTCGGCGGTCGATCGGGCCGCGCCACCGGGAGCGCCCGCCAGGGCGGTGCGGGCCACGTCCCGGCACTGGCACCGGCGCCGCCGCGAGCGGCGCCTCAGGGCCGTGCTCTACCTGTTGATCATCGCGGTCGTCGGCCTCGCGGTAGGCGGGATCATGGGGAACGAACGCGGCGGCGACCGGGTCGCCGACGGCCCGGCCGAACCGGCCCCGGCCCCGGCCCCGCCCCCGCCCTCCGTCCGTGCCGTGCCGCCGCCCGACGCCGCCGACGCGGTGCCGGCCGGATCGGCGCCGAAGGCCGGCCGGTTCGCCTACGCCGGCGGATACGGCCCGGTGCTCGGCACCGCCGGCCCGGTGCGGCGCTTCCGGGTCGCCGTCGAGGAGAACCTCGGCGAGGGCGACGGCGGGGACTTCGCCGGCGAGGTCGACCGGATCCTCGGCGATCCGCGCAGCTGGATCGCCGGCCGGCGGTTCCGGTTCCAGCGGGTGCCGCACCCGGCCGACGCCGAGTTCACGATCTTTCTGGCCTCCGCCGGCACCTCGGAGCGGATGTGCGCCCGCGGCGGCCTGCGGACCGAGGGCTTCACCTCGTGCCGGCTGCCGGGCCAGGTGATCATCAATCATGATCGCTGGCGGTACGCGGTGCCGGACTACGGCGCCCCGCTGCGCACCTACCGGGCGTACGCGATCAACCATGAGGTCGGGCACCAGCTCGGCCACGGCCACGAGGCCTGCGCCGGCCGGGGCGAGCCCGCGCCGGTGATGATGCAGCAGACCTACGGCCTCAAGGGCTGCGTCGCGAACTCCTGGCCGTACCTGCACGGCAGGCGGTACGCCGGCAACCCCGTTGACTGA
- a CDS encoding MGMT family protein — translation MTPQEYVEEVLRLVESIPEGKVMSYGAVADALAERSGRNSARQIGSIMARHGGGVPWHRVVNSAGRTPPGHEQEARQRLLSEGVPMKGEHVDMARASWLP, via the coding sequence GTGACACCGCAGGAGTACGTGGAAGAGGTCCTCCGGCTCGTGGAGAGCATCCCCGAGGGCAAGGTCATGTCGTACGGGGCGGTCGCCGACGCGCTGGCCGAGCGGTCGGGCCGCAACTCGGCGCGGCAGATCGGCTCGATCATGGCGCGGCACGGCGGCGGCGTACCGTGGCACCGGGTGGTCAACAGCGCCGGGCGGACGCCGCCGGGTCACGAGCAGGAGGCGCGGCAGCGGTTGCTCAGCGAGGGCGTGCCGATGAAGGGCGAACACGTGGACATGGCCCGCGCGAGCTGGCTGCCCTGA